One Pyrus communis chromosome 4, drPyrComm1.1, whole genome shotgun sequence genomic region harbors:
- the LOC137732890 gene encoding uncharacterized protein: MPPRRDPRHSAKLSFPDVAQLGEAIATAIQSALRPPQRTPLETMYNLKLDKFEGHEGFEGAEWWLEHIKKTFRVLHNQRNRLVEKWVKTTSWFLGKDSASWWEQEVRRLSPEERIDWKVFRELFRRWFVPLEYIDRKKQEFTELRQGKLTANEYYRRFTDLSPLSSGCCWQSSRDALSFPFVY; this comes from the coding sequence ATGCCACCTCGTAGGGATCCACGTCACTCTGCTAAGCTTAGTTTCCCCGATGTAGCTCAGCTGGGGGAAGCTATCGCCACTGCTATTCAGTCGGCgctccgccctccccagaggactcctctggagactatgtacaatctgaagctAGATAAGTTCGAGGGCCACGAGGGTTTTGAGGGAGCGGAGTGGTGGTTAGAACATATTAAGAAGACCTTTCGTGTTCTGCATAATCAAAGGAATCGCCTTGTTGAGAAGTGGGTTAAGACGACATCttggtttttgggtaaggattcGGCATCCTGGTGGGAGCAAGAGGTTCGTCGTTTGTCCCCAGAGGAGAGGATTGATTGGAAGGTGTTCAGAGAGCTGTTCAGGAGATGGTTTGTGCCTCTTGAGTATATAGACCGCAAaaagcaggaattcactgagttgaggCAGGGGAAGTTGACGGCGAACGAGTACTATCGGAGGTTTACTGACTTGTCCCCGTTATCATCTGGATGTTGCTGGCAATCCAGCAGAGATGCTCTGTCGTTTCCGTTTGTGTactaa
- the LOC137732891 gene encoding uncharacterized protein codes for MVDDVIMPADLIPLDIVDFDVILGTDWLHFNRANIDCYGKIVTFHRPELLVVTFVGEQSRVRHGVISAIRAKRLLSKGCQGYLTHVVLNDAGPNSVEDVRVVKHFPNVFPEDLPGLLPDRDVEFIIDLLPGTNPISLTPYRMAPTVLRELKVQLQELVDKGFIQLSTSSWGAPMLFMRKKDGTLRLCIDYWQLNRSFQQLKYCLTNAPVLALPDDSGDFKVYSDASLNGLGCVLMQHGRVIAYTSRQLKPHELNYPTHDLELVAIIFPLKLWRHYLYGEKCKIFIDHKSLQYLFTQRDRNLCQQRWLELLSDYDCTINYHPGHTNVVADALSRKSQGRINALYASRVPLLAVLRSIGVRLEAEDREVALLANFQVRPILVDRVLEAQVVDEETQEIIQARDQGRRKDLRPLPVPEWKWENITTDFMYKLPRTHNGFDGIWRLDLMEFAYNNSFHSSIGMASFEALYGRSCRTSLCWSEVRERVLVGPEIVEETTQNVQVIKSNLKAAHDQQKSLAYRYATDRVYEVGDWVFLKLSPWRGVVRFGKKSKMSPKYIGPYMITKRVGEVAYRLELPSELAKEKVLRNKIVNLVKVLWKNHTVEEATRETEDRMRDLYHRLFFDR; via the exons atggtggatGATGTTattatgccagctgatcttatcccgttggatattgttgattttgatgtgattttgggcacggattggctgcatttcaatcgtgccaatattgattgttacgggaaaatagttacaTTCCATCGTCCTGAATTacttgtggttacttttgtgggcgagcagagtagggtgagacatggcgttatttctgctatacgagcgaaaaggttgttatcGAAAGGTTGCCAGGGATACTTAACTCATGTGGTGTTGAACGATGCTGGTCCTAATAGTGTGGAGGATGTAAGGGTAGTCAAGCATTTTCCTAAtgttttccctgaggatttacctggtttgcTGCCTGACCGAGACGTGGAGTTCATcattgatttgcttccaggtactaatcctatatctttgactccttatcgtatggctcctactgtgttgagggaattgaaagttcaattgcaggaattagtggataaaggttttattcagcTTAGTACTTCATCTTGGGGAGCTCCAATGTTGTTTatgagaaagaaagacggaacCTTGAGGTTATGTATTGATTActggcaattgaatcgg agtttccagcagttgaagtattgtctcactaatgcacctgttttggcactcccggacgatagtggtgactTCAAGgtctatagtgatgcttccttgaatggtctgggatgcgTGTTGATGCAACATGGTAGGGTAATTGCTTATACTTCACGAcaattgaaacctcatgagttgaattaccctacacatgatttggagttagtgGCCATCATCTTtccgttgaagttgtggagacattatctttatggagaGAAATGCAAGATCTTTAtagatcataagagtcttcagtatcttttcaCGCAGAGGGATCGTAATCTTTGTCAGCAGAGGTGGTTGGaactgcttagtgattatgattgcacgattaattatcaccctggtcatacaaatgtggtagctgatgcacttagtaGGAAGTCTCAAGGCCGTATTAATGCATTGTACGCTAGTCGCGTTCCTCTTCTGGCAGTCTTAAGATCCATAGGAGTGAGGCTAGAGGCAGAAGATCGAGAggtggctttacttgctaattttcaagttaggccaattttagttgatcgtgtgcttgaagctcaagtaGTTGATGAggaaactcaagaaataatccaagctcgagatcaagggaGGAGGaaagacctcaga ccgcttcccgttccagagtggaaatgggaaaacattactacGGATTTTatgtacaagcttccgcgtacgcataatggttttgacggcatctgg cggttggatttaatggaatttgcctacaacaacagctttcattcgagtatcggcatggcaTCATTTGAGgcgttgtatggtagatcttgtcgcacatccttgtgttggtcagaggtcagagaaagagttttggtgggcccggagattgttgaggagactactcaaaatgttcaggtaatcaagtctaacctgaaggcGGCCCATGATCAACAAAAGAGCTTAGCATATCGGTATGCtactgacagagtgtatgaggttggcgattgggtgtttctaaagctttcaccgtggagaggcgttgtacggtttggaaagaaaagtAAGATGAGTCCCAAGTATATCGGACCGTACATGATCACTAAGCGAGTTGGTGAGGTGGCTTACAGGCTGGAGTTGCCTTCTGAGCTAGCTAAA gaaaaggtttTGAGGAATAAGATAgtaaatttggtgaaagttttatgGAAGAATCATACCGTGGAGGAGGCTACTCGGGAAACtgaagatcggatgagagatttgtatcatcggttgttctttgatcgcTAG